One Rissa tridactyla isolate bRisTri1 chromosome 1, bRisTri1.patW.cur.20221130, whole genome shotgun sequence DNA segment encodes these proteins:
- the ANKRD54 gene encoding ankyrin repeat domain-containing protein 54: MEGSGGAAAAPGAELGPEPEPEPEAGLALGPAADAPLGYLHVVWQREEPAGKIPARRLRRAARLHRRLGPTGKESHALKRLREAANSNDLDTVQQLLEDGADPCAADDKGRTALHFASCNGNDHIVQLLLDHGADPNQRDGLGNTPLHLAACTNHVPVITTLLRGGARVDALDRAGRTPLHLAKSKLNILQEGLSHSLEAVRLEVKQIIQMLREYLERLGRHEQKEQLDDLCSRLQMTSTKEEVDEVTDLLASFTSLSLQMQKMEKR; this comes from the exons ATGGAGGGCAGTGGCGGGGCCGCCGCAGCGCCCGGTGCGGAGCTGGGACCGGAGCCGGAGCCAGAGCCGGAGGCCGGGCTGGCGCTGGGGCCGGCGGCGGACGCCCCGCTCGGCTACCTGCACGTCGTGTGGCAGCGGGAGGAGCCCGCGGGCAAGATCCCGGCCCGCCGCCTGCGCAGGGCCGCCCGCCTACATCGCCGGCTGGGGCCTACGGGGAAGGAGAGCCACG CTCTGAAAAGGCTGCGTGAAGCTGCCAATAGCAACGACTTGGACACAG TGCAGCAACTCTTGGAGGATGGAGCTGACCCCTGTGCTGCAGACGACAAAGGCCGGACAGCCCTGCACTTTGCCTCCTGCAATGGCAACGATCACATCG TGCAACTACTTCTGGACCACGGGGCTGACCCGAACCAGAGAGATGGGCTGGGAAACACCCCCTTACACTTGG ctgcctgcacgAACCATGTTCCTGTCATCACCACACTGCTGCGCGGAG GGGCCAGAGTTGATGCCTTGGATCGAGCTGGCAGAACCCCGCTGCATCTCGCTAAATCAAAGCTAAACATCCTTCAGGAAGGACTGTCCCACAGCCTGGAGGCCGTACGCCTTGAAGTGAAACAG ATTATCCAGATGTTGCGGGAATACTTGGAGCGTCTGGGGAGGCACGAGCAAAAGGAACAGCTGGATGACCTCTGCTCCAGGTTACAGATGACTAGCACAAAGGAGGAG GTGGACGAGGTTACAGACCTCCTGGCCAGCTTCACGTCACTCAGCCTGCAGATGCAGAAGATGGAGAAGAGGTAA
- the GCAT gene encoding 2-amino-3-ketobutyrate coenzyme A ligase, mitochondrial, with product MWRGGTAAWGLLRGGGAGSPRAASGTAAAVVHLRQRLEKELEDIRGAGTWKNERVIASRQGPHLRLAGGGAGILNFCANNYLGLSSHPEVIRAAVEALEKFGAGLSSVRFICGTQSIHKDLEEKIARFHQREDAILYASCFDANAGIFEALLTPEDAVLSDELNHASIIDGIRLCKANKYRYKHMDMQDLEAKLQEAQKHRLRLVATDGAFSMDGDIAPLREICQLAQKYDALVFIDECHATGFLGPNGRGTDELLGVMDKVTIINSTLGKALGGAAGGYTTGPKPLIDLLRQRSRPYLFSNSLPPAVVGCASKALDLLMESNAIAQSMAAKTQRFRSKMTAAGFTISGKDHPICPVMLGDARLAAVMAEDMLNRGIYVIGFSYPVVPKGKARIRVQISAVHSDEDIDRCVEAFTEVGRKHGALP from the exons ATGTGGCGCGGTGGGACGGCGGCGTGGGGGctgctgcggggcggcggggccggcagcccccgggccGCTTCGGgaacggcggcggcggtggtTCATCTCCGCCAGCGgttggaaaaggagctggaagACATCCGAGGGGCCGGCACTTGGAAAAACGAGCGGGTCATCGCTTCCCGACAAGGTCCCCACCTCCGTTTGGCCGGCGGCGGAGCCG ggATCCTCAACTTCTGCGCCAACAACTATCTGGGGCTCTCCAGCCACCCCGAGGTGATCCGGGCGGCCGTGGAGGCCCTGGAGAAGTTCGGTGCCGGGCTCAGCTCCGTCCGCTTCATCTGCGGTACCCAG AGCATACACAAGGACCTGGAGGAGAAGATCGCGCGTTTCCACCAGCGGGAAGATGCCATTCTCTACGCCAGCTGCTTTGATGCCAACGCTGGTATCTTTGAG GCCCTGCTGACCCCGGAGGATGCAGTGCTGTCGGATGAGCTGAACCATGCCTCCATCATCGATGGGATCCGCCTGTGCAAGGCTAACAAGTACCGCTACAAGCACATGGACATGCAGGACCTGGAGGCGAAGCTGCAGGAGGCGCAG AAACATCGTCTGCGGCTGGTGGCCACCGACGGTGCCTTCTCCATGGATGGTGACATTGCACCCTTGAGGGAGATCTGCCAGCTGGCCCAGAAGTATGATGCCCTGGTCTTCATTGACGAATGCCATGCCACAGGCTTCCTGGGACCCAATGGCCG GGGTACCGATGAGCTCCTGGGAGTGATGGACAAAGTCACCATCATCAACTCCACCCTGGGGAAAGCTCTTGGAGGAGCTGCAG GCGGGTACACAACTGGCCCCAAACCCCTCATCGATTTGCTCCGCCAGCGTTCCCGCCCGTACCTCTTCTCCAACAGCCTGCCCCCTGCCGTGGTGGGCTGTGCGTCCAAGGCCCTGGACCTCCTCATGGAGAGCAATGCTATTGCACAGTCCATGGCTGCCAAGACCCAACG GTTCAGAAGCAAGATGACGGCAGCTGGCTTCACCATCTCAGGGAAAGACCACCCCATCTGTCCTGTCATGCTTGGGGACGCTCGGCTGGCTGCAGTGATGGCTGAGGACATGCTGAACAGAG GCATTTATGTCATTGGCTTTAGCTACCCCGTGGTCCCCAAGGGAAAGGCCCGCATCCGGGTCCAGATATCAGCCGTGCACAGCGATGAAGACATTGATCGCTGTGTGGAAGCTTTCACTGAGGTGGGACGGAAACACGGAGCACTGCCTTGA
- the LOC128909873 gene encoding histone H5: MTDSPIPAPAPAAKPKRARSARRPAAHPTYSDMIAAAIRAEKSRGGSSRQSIQKYVKSHYKVGQNADVQIRLAIRRLLAAGILKQTKGIGASGSFRLAKASKAKKSPAKKRRKKVARKSTSPRKAVRARKAKSPAKKPKSAARKARKKSRASPKKAKTTKTFKVKSLKSSKTKKAKRSKPKAKSSARKSPKKK; the protein is encoded by the coding sequence ATGACGGACAGCCCGatcccagccccggctccggccGCCAAACCCAAGCGGGCCAGGTcggcgcggcggccggcggcccACCCCACCTACTCGGACATGATCGCGGCGGCCATCCGGGCCGAGAAGAGCCGCGGCGGCTCCTCCCGCCAGTCCATCCAGAAGTATGTGAAGAGCCACTACAAGGTGGGCCAGAACGCCGACGTCCAGATCAGGCTCGCCATACGGCGCCTCCTCGCCGCCGGCATCCTCAAGCAGACCAAAGGCATCGGCGCCTCCGGCTCTTTCCGCTTGGCCAAGGCCAGCAAGGCGAAGAAGTCCCCGgccaagaagaggaggaagaaggtggCCAGGAAATCCACATCGCCCCGGAAAGCAGTGAGGGCCAGGAAAGCCAAGTCGCCAGCGAAGAAGCCCAAATCTGCCGCCAGGAAAGCCAGGAAGAAGTCGAGGGCCAGCCCGAAGAAAGCCAAGACGACAAAGACTTTTAAGGTCAAGTCGCTGAAGTCGTCCAAGACCAAGAAGGCAAAGCGGTCGAAACCCAAAGCCAAATCCAGCGCCCGGAAATCACCCAAGAAGAAGTGA
- the LOC128902457 gene encoding noggin-like, whose product MRRSQSPQCRFAMEGPRRACLLLLFLLLLCLLPPPGTPGPLPPEKPREPPPPSGTADPAAHLLRGRPSAPVRPYSLSLSPEDYRYSPKPRHLRPGRLRRLLGSAFDPFWMATEEPRGRNGSVPEAEEENLEALSRDLAEGAGRYRRKLWREAEGLELPPLLPPGPGLSPELPGVLARRLRQWLVERATCRLTSAWVDLGPVFWPRWVRHTACDTAPPGCSWPPGMTCRPAQLTHIKLLAWHCWAPRSPGPQHCAWRQIPYPVVAACKCSCR is encoded by the coding sequence ATGCGGCGGAGCCAGAGCCCGCAGTGCCGCTTCGCCATGGAGGGACCCCGCcgtgcctgcctcctcctcctcttcctcctcctcctctgcctgctgccgcCACCGGGCACCCCGGGCCCGCTGCCCCCGGAGAagccccgggagccgccgccgccctccggcACCGCTGACCCCGCCGCCCACCTGCTCCGCGGCCGCCCCTCGGCCCCGGTGCGGCCCTacagcctctccctctcccccgaGGACTACCGCTACTCCCCCAAGCCCCGCCACCTCCGGCCCGGCCGGCTGCGGCGGCTGCTGGGCTCGGCTTTCGACCCTTTCTGGATGGCGACCGAAGAGCCCCGCGGCCGCAACGGCAGCGTCCCCGAGGCGGAGGAGGAGAACCTGGAGGCGCTGAGCCGGGACCTGGCGGAGGGGGCCGGGCGGTACCGCCGCAAGCTGTGGCGGGAGGCGGAAGGGCTGGAACTgcccccgctgctgccccccgGCCCGGGGCTTTCCCCCGAGCTGCCGGGGGTGCTGGCCCGCCGCCTGCGGCAGTGGCTGGTGGAGCGGGCCACCTGCCGCCTCACCTCCGCCTGGGTCGACCTGGGACCCGTCTTCTGGCCCCGCTGGGTGCGCCACACAGCCTGCGACACCGcaccccccggctgctcctggCCCCCCGGCATGACCTGCCGCCCCGCGCAGCTCACCCACATCAAGCTGCTGGCCTGGCACTGCTGGGCGCCCCGGAGCCCCGGACCCCAGCACTGCGCCTGGCGGCAGATCCCCTACCCCGTCGTGGCCGCCTGCAAGTGCTCCTGCCGTTGA
- the GALR3 gene encoding galanin receptor type 3 encodes MPGDWNASSDSLELRAAGIIVPVIFSLIFLLGTVGNGLVLAVLLRNRQIKYNTTNLFILNLAMADLCFIVCCVPFQATIYTLDGWLFGAFACKAVHFLIYLTMYASSFTLAAVSIDRYLAIRYPLKSRDLRTSRNAGVAIAAIWLLSLLFAGPYLSYYQIVHYHKVPICVPIWEDQRRKILDILTFVFGYLLPVIVVSLAYARTIKFLWTSIDPIERIAESRKAKCKVTKMIVAVAILFCLCWLPHHLVILCFWFGHFPFNQATYACRLASHCLSYANSCLNPIIYALISKHFRKRFKQVFTCLFFQNTTRKKKKRVGKKVHMVHVGKGFTNSTRGFYGGNTEVTQVPEDNTRKRDPEGASHDARAWTHQLQDAMVSVQKELLEEESLATAGHPLAMTPTRGTEEFLTVHYRCAK; translated from the exons ATGCCGGGAGACTGGAACGCCTCCTCTGACAGCCTGGAACTGCGAGCCGCGGGGATTATCGTGCCCGTCATCTTCTCCCTCATCTTCCTCCTGGGCACTGTGGGGAATGGGctggtgctggctgtgctgctgcggAACAGACAAATCAAGTACAATACCACCAACCTCTTCATCCTTAATCTGGCCATGGCTGATTTGTGCTTCATCGTCTGCTGCGTCCCCTTCCAGGCCACCATTTACACCCTGGATGGGTGGCTGTTTGGGGCCTTTGCCTGCAAGGCTGTGCATTTCCTGATCTACCTCACCATGTACGCCAGCAGCTTCACCCTGGCCGCCGTCTCCATTGACAG GTACCTGGCCATTCGCTATCCTCTGAAGTCCCGGGATCTCCGCACCTCACGAAATGCAGGAGTGGCCATTGCAGCAATCTGGTTGCTGTCGCTGCTCTTCGCAGGGCCTTACCTCAGTTACTACCAGATTGTCCATTACCACAAGGTGCCCATCTGCGTCCCCATCTGGGAGGACCAGCGCCGAAAGATTCTGGACATCCTCACATTTGTCTTTGGATATCTCCTGCCTGTGATCGTGGTGAGCCTGGCGTACGCCAGGACCATCAAGTTCCTGTGGACCTCCATAGACCCCATAGAAAGGATCGCAGAGTCCCggaaggccaagtgtaaggtcacCAAGATGATTGTGGCTGTGGCCATCCTGTTCTGCCTCTGCTGGCTGCCCCACCACCTGGTCATCCTGTGCTTCTGGTTTGGCCACTTCCCCTTCAACCAAGCCACTTATGCTTGCCGCCTGGCTTCCCACTGCCTTTCGTATGCCAACTCCTGCCTCAACCCCATCATCTACGCCCTCATCTCCAAGCATTTTCGCAAGCGTTTCAAGCAGGTCTTCACCTGCCTCTTCTTCCAGAACACgaccaggaagaaaaagaagagagttgGAAAGAAAGTCCACATGGTCCATGTGGGCAAAGGTTTCACCAATAGCACCAGAGGTTTCTATGGAGGCAACACTGAGGTGACCCAGGTCCCAGAGGATAACACCAGGAAGAGGGACCCTGAAGGTGCCAGTCATGATGCCAGAGCATGGACTCACCAGCTGCAAGATGCCATGGTCTCTgtgcagaaggagctgctggaggaggaaagTTTGGCAACAGCTGGCCATCCCCTAGCCATGACCCCTACAAGAGGAACTGAGGAGTTTCTGACTGTTCATTACAGATGTGCAAAGTGA